The following proteins come from a genomic window of Maribacter sp. HTCC2170:
- the ggt gene encoding gamma-glutamyltransferase gives MKSKFAYSLLFCIAFNFVYLNAQTYAKNGMVTSSNSLSSEVGVAILKKGGNAIDAAVATAFSLAVTLPSAGNIGGGGFIVYMDSNGKATTFDFREKAPLAATNDMYLDKEGILIEGSNHHSALAIGVPGTVAGLFKAHKKYGKLPWATLVQPAIDQAKNGFPFNWSLYAAAGYFTKEGNKSPFMDAYFRDGKGKVLEPDELWKQPALAATLTLIRDKGKDGFYKGEVAKKIAKWMKANGGIITKKDLRKYESIEREPIKGSYKGYDIYSMPPPSSGGVALVEMMNLMEQANFDEIEFNSTAYVHLVAEAMRRAFADRAEHLGDPDFNLNMPLDKLTSKAFAKNRFAGIDMTRASVSDSTKFGQLYDGKSTTHLSVMDKGGNAVSLTYTLEYGYGSKMGSPELGFIFNNEMGDFNPQPGITKSNGQIGTAPNLVAPEKRMLSSMTPTIVGKNGKPYLAIGSPGGRTIINTVFQTVFNVLEFNMRIDKAIEALKIHHQWLPDRIIYEKHLLSPDTRKALEAMGHTLQERSNLGALMGITYDPVKKVFTGAADSSRPDGGAIGY, from the coding sequence ATGAAGTCAAAATTCGCCTATTCCCTTCTATTTTGCATTGCATTCAACTTTGTTTACTTAAATGCCCAGACTTATGCCAAAAATGGTATGGTTACTTCATCTAACAGCTTATCCTCCGAGGTAGGTGTAGCTATTTTAAAAAAAGGGGGCAATGCAATTGATGCGGCTGTGGCCACTGCCTTTTCCTTGGCAGTAACATTACCATCTGCAGGCAATATCGGAGGTGGTGGATTCATAGTTTATATGGATTCCAACGGAAAAGCCACCACTTTTGATTTTAGGGAGAAAGCACCCTTGGCAGCGACTAATGATATGTATCTCGACAAAGAAGGAATTCTTATTGAAGGTAGTAACCATCACTCCGCTTTGGCGATTGGCGTGCCGGGAACGGTAGCAGGATTGTTCAAAGCACATAAAAAATATGGCAAACTTCCTTGGGCCACTTTGGTTCAACCAGCTATTGATCAAGCTAAAAACGGATTTCCTTTCAACTGGTCACTTTATGCGGCCGCTGGTTATTTCACCAAAGAAGGAAACAAAAGCCCATTCATGGATGCCTATTTTAGAGATGGGAAAGGGAAGGTTCTTGAGCCTGACGAACTCTGGAAGCAACCTGCACTTGCAGCTACACTTACCCTCATTCGTGATAAAGGAAAAGATGGTTTTTACAAAGGGGAAGTTGCCAAAAAGATTGCTAAATGGATGAAAGCAAACGGAGGCATAATCACTAAAAAAGATTTAAGAAAATATGAATCCATTGAACGGGAACCCATAAAAGGAAGCTATAAGGGTTATGATATCTACTCTATGCCCCCGCCAAGTTCGGGAGGTGTAGCTCTGGTAGAAATGATGAACTTAATGGAGCAGGCTAATTTTGATGAAATTGAGTTCAATTCCACTGCCTATGTGCATTTAGTGGCAGAAGCAATGCGCAGGGCATTTGCAGACCGTGCCGAGCATTTGGGTGATCCCGATTTTAATCTGAATATGCCCTTGGACAAATTAACCTCCAAAGCGTTTGCAAAGAATAGATTTGCTGGCATTGATATGACCAGGGCATCAGTTAGTGATTCCACTAAATTTGGGCAATTGTATGATGGCAAAAGCACTACACATCTATCCGTAATGGATAAAGGTGGAAATGCCGTCTCCCTTACCTATACCCTGGAATATGGGTATGGGTCAAAAATGGGATCTCCAGAATTGGGTTTTATCTTCAATAATGAAATGGGCGACTTTAATCCCCAACCTGGTATTACCAAAAGCAACGGACAAATTGGAACCGCGCCAAACTTAGTAGCGCCAGAAAAACGAATGCTCTCTAGTATGACCCCAACGATTGTTGGTAAAAACGGTAAACCTTATTTGGCTATTGGAAGCCCAGGTGGTAGAACCATTATCAATACCGTTTTCCAAACCGTGTTCAATGTTTTGGAATTTAATATGAGAATCGATAAAGCCATAGAAGCGCTGAAAATACATCATCAATGGCTACCTGACCGTATTATCTATGAAAAACACTTACTATCTCCTGATACGCGCAAAGCTCTCGAAGCCATGGGGCACACCCTACAGGAAAGAAGTAATCTAGGTGCATTGATGGGTATCACCTATGATCCGGTGAAAAAAGTGTTTACAGGAGCAGCAGATTCATCCAGACCTGATGGTGGGGCGATCGGCTATTGA
- a CDS encoding RDD family protein: MEQFQIETAQNISISQNTAHLGDRMLAYLIDSFVIIAYTVLMIWALLAMDMDFSDMWAVYMLLGLPAFLYYVLLETFMDGKTIGKGLMHIRVVKLDGSKPGFASYFIRWILRIIDVVLTSGGLAVLTILIRGNGQRIGDIAAGTTVISEKKRVSIKDTLLRDLPEDYVPKYAHVTVFDDREMQTIKELYDRAKRNGDHQIIVSLSIRIKEVTQIVSDTKPIEFVDQVIKDYNYYTQQL, translated from the coding sequence ATGGAACAATTTCAAATAGAAACTGCCCAAAATATAAGTATTAGCCAAAATACCGCGCATCTGGGAGACCGTATGCTGGCGTACTTAATAGACAGTTTTGTTATAATTGCCTATACCGTTTTAATGATTTGGGCCTTGCTGGCCATGGATATGGATTTTTCTGATATGTGGGCCGTTTATATGCTTCTGGGCTTGCCTGCCTTTTTATATTATGTTTTGTTGGAAACATTTATGGATGGGAAAACAATTGGCAAGGGATTAATGCATATTCGCGTTGTAAAGCTGGATGGTTCAAAACCTGGATTCGCCAGTTATTTTATTCGTTGGATCCTTCGAATAATAGATGTGGTTCTGACTTCTGGTGGATTAGCAGTTTTGACCATACTTATACGAGGAAACGGACAACGAATAGGTGATATAGCTGCTGGTACCACTGTAATAAGCGAAAAGAAAAGAGTTAGTATAAAAGATACATTACTAAGGGACCTTCCTGAAGATTATGTGCCTAAATATGCCCACGTCACTGTTTTTGATGACCGAGAAATGCAAACCATAAAAGAGCTATATGACCGAGCAAAGCGAAACGGAGATCATCAAATTATTGTTTCTTTGAGCATTAGAATAAAAGAAGTGACCCAGATAGTTTCAGATACAAAACCTATTGAATTTGTAGATCAAGTTATCAAGGATTATAATTATTATACCCAACAGCTCTAG
- a CDS encoding DUF58 domain-containing protein, with the protein MQFLRSLYIHNTFFRYIAILSACFILSYWIPVLYPIAWVLTLVMAGLFLFDIYLLYANSKGLEANRVLPKKLSNSDFNPISVEFQSYYPFRTHISLIDELPKQFQKRDFEHRTSLLKNEERAFEYTVRPVDRGEYVFGNLNIYAASPLRIIKRRFVFQKNQMVPVYPSIIQMQQYDFLAISNNLSQFGLKKIRRIGHTQEFEQIKEYVPGDDIRTVNWKATAKQNQLMVNQYQDEKSQPIYSIIDTGRVMKMPFNGLKLLDYAINSTLAFSNVALKRNDKTGMISFSKNIESFVPAVQKVTHLNTILENLYNITTEFTDADFGLLYAQVKRKITHRSLLLLYTNFEHISALKRQLPFLLAMAKQHVLVVIFFENTELEELISSDAEDLQTIYHKTIAEKFSLEKRLMQKELQQHGIQTILTRPEQLTINTINKYLEIKARGLL; encoded by the coding sequence ATGCAATTTTTAAGATCGCTATACATACATAACACGTTTTTTAGGTATATCGCCATACTTTCGGCCTGCTTTATATTGTCGTATTGGATACCCGTCCTCTACCCTATTGCATGGGTACTGACCCTTGTCATGGCAGGGCTGTTTCTATTTGATATTTATCTTTTATATGCCAATTCCAAAGGCCTTGAAGCAAATCGTGTTCTTCCTAAAAAATTATCAAATAGCGATTTTAATCCCATAAGTGTTGAGTTTCAATCGTATTACCCCTTTAGAACACATATATCATTGATTGATGAATTACCAAAACAATTTCAAAAACGTGATTTTGAACATAGAACAAGCCTATTAAAAAACGAGGAAAGAGCGTTCGAATATACCGTAAGACCTGTTGATAGAGGTGAGTATGTTTTTGGTAACCTCAATATTTATGCCGCCTCACCATTAAGGATTATAAAACGGCGTTTTGTTTTCCAAAAAAACCAAATGGTACCTGTCTACCCCAGTATTATTCAAATGCAGCAGTATGACTTTTTAGCCATAAGTAATAATCTTTCACAATTCGGATTAAAGAAGATTAGGCGAATAGGCCATACACAAGAATTTGAACAAATAAAAGAATATGTTCCTGGTGATGATATTCGCACGGTAAATTGGAAGGCGACTGCAAAGCAAAACCAGCTGATGGTCAACCAATATCAAGATGAAAAATCACAACCTATTTACTCAATTATAGATACAGGTAGGGTAATGAAAATGCCTTTTAATGGATTAAAACTATTGGATTACGCCATCAACTCCACCTTGGCATTTTCCAATGTGGCCCTAAAAAGGAATGATAAAACAGGGATGATCTCATTTTCGAAAAATATTGAATCATTTGTACCTGCTGTCCAAAAAGTGACGCATTTAAATACCATTTTAGAGAACCTTTATAACATAACCACCGAATTCACCGATGCCGATTTTGGGCTGCTTTATGCACAAGTCAAACGTAAGATCACCCATCGGAGCCTATTATTGCTATATACCAATTTTGAACATATTTCTGCACTAAAAAGACAATTGCCCTTTCTTTTGGCAATGGCCAAACAGCACGTTTTAGTGGTTATTTTCTTTGAGAATACCGAGTTGGAAGAACTTATTTCGTCTGACGCAGAGGATTTACAAACGATCTATCACAAAACGATTGCCGAAAAATTCTCCTTGGAAAAAAGGTTGATGCAAAAAGAACTGCAACAACATGGCATTCAGACCATTCTTACCAGACCTGAGCAGCTGACCATAAATACAATAAACAAGTATTTGGAAATAAAGGCCCGTGGACTTCTTTGA
- a CDS encoding AAA family ATPase — MESNEQNTNDLNFDNRIPLEELKKAVSDIRTELAKVIVGQDNFIELLIVALLVDGHVLIEGVPGIAKTITAKLFAKTLKTEFSRIQFTPDLMPSDILGTSIFNVKSSEFEFKKGPIFSNIILIDEINRAPAKTQAAMFETMEERQVTMDGTTYPMDIPFMVLATQNPIEQEGTYALPEAQLDRFIFKIKVDYPSAEEEIKIIQTHHERKGEKPQESISDVLTSKQLTDFKMKIQEVVVEEKIIKYIADIITKTRNHPHLYLGGSPRASIATLNAAKAFAAIQGRDFVIPEDVKKALVPVLNHRVILTPEREMEGMTTDSVVNMITESVEIPR; from the coding sequence ATGGAAAGTAACGAGCAAAATACGAACGATCTTAATTTTGACAATAGGATCCCTCTTGAAGAACTAAAAAAGGCGGTTTCCGATATCAGGACTGAGCTCGCCAAGGTCATTGTTGGGCAAGATAATTTTATTGAGTTACTAATTGTCGCCCTTTTGGTAGACGGCCATGTATTGATTGAGGGTGTTCCCGGCATAGCCAAAACCATTACCGCCAAGCTTTTTGCAAAGACTTTAAAAACCGAGTTCAGTCGTATACAGTTTACACCCGATCTTATGCCAAGCGATATATTGGGAACATCAATTTTTAATGTAAAATCTTCAGAGTTCGAGTTTAAAAAAGGTCCTATTTTCTCAAACATCATACTAATTGATGAAATTAATCGTGCTCCTGCTAAAACCCAAGCTGCCATGTTCGAAACCATGGAAGAGCGCCAAGTCACTATGGACGGTACCACCTACCCCATGGATATTCCATTTATGGTATTGGCCACACAAAATCCTATAGAACAGGAAGGTACTTACGCCCTGCCTGAGGCACAACTTGATCGTTTTATTTTTAAGATAAAAGTGGATTACCCTTCAGCGGAAGAAGAAATAAAAATAATCCAAACCCACCACGAACGTAAAGGTGAAAAACCACAAGAAAGCATTTCTGATGTTTTAACCTCAAAACAACTGACCGATTTTAAAATGAAAATCCAAGAGGTTGTGGTTGAGGAAAAAATAATCAAATACATTGCCGATATCATTACCAAAACCAGAAACCATCCCCACCTGTATTTAGGTGGGTCCCCAAGAGCTTCAATCGCCACGTTGAACGCAGCAAAGGCTTTTGCAGCTATTCAAGGTAGGGATTTTGTAATTCCTGAAGATGTGAAGAAAGCATTGGTTCCGGTATTGAACCATAGGGTTATACTAACGCCTGAACGTGAAATGGAAGGTATGACAACCGACAGCGTGGTCAATATGATAACGGAATCTGTAGAAATCCCTAGATAA
- a CDS encoding DUF4350 domain-containing protein, translating to MRKKGTIYIVIALVTLAFLMLFQYGKPKEVNWFPSFVSQHKIPYGTYVLNDLMKKKYGKNLRQVQRPPFELLQSDSTINGTYLFVNNRVSFGEAEMNSLLYWTSKGNTLFIASGAFEHELQDTLNFETSGLYADFGEKQKQKHKLVHSRFKNDGFYEFKKDNYATYFSKIDTLNAIIIGQVDYEIGESDEQAANFNIIKQPFGDGEIILSTFPKAFTNYFLLENNNKDYTAGLLSYIDDSKPIYMDNHYKSGKSFYTSPMYIFLNTKEFKWAYYIVLIGALLYVIFEGKRKQRAIPVVTPLKNQTLAFTRTIADMYFKKGEQKSITDHKIAYFLEYIRSHFHLNTLKRDDGFFHNLASRSNHSYDEIKELFSYMEKLKIRSVIKNHDLQKLNTLIEKFKLKADGK from the coding sequence ATGCGTAAAAAAGGCACAATATATATCGTCATTGCCTTGGTCACATTGGCCTTTCTTATGTTGTTTCAATATGGAAAACCTAAAGAAGTCAATTGGTTTCCTTCCTTCGTGTCACAACATAAAATACCGTATGGCACTTATGTTCTGAATGATTTAATGAAAAAAAAGTACGGTAAAAATCTGAGGCAGGTACAAAGGCCTCCGTTTGAACTTTTACAATCGGACTCTACAATCAATGGCACGTACTTATTCGTGAACAATCGTGTTTCTTTTGGTGAGGCCGAAATGAATTCTTTGTTGTATTGGACGTCAAAAGGAAACACCCTTTTCATAGCCTCCGGGGCGTTTGAACATGAATTACAGGATACTTTGAATTTTGAAACCTCCGGGTTATATGCCGATTTTGGTGAGAAGCAAAAACAAAAACACAAATTAGTACACTCCAGATTTAAGAATGATGGATTCTATGAGTTTAAAAAGGACAATTATGCCACTTATTTTAGTAAAATCGATACGCTCAACGCCATTATCATTGGTCAGGTAGATTATGAAATAGGTGAAAGTGACGAACAAGCGGCGAATTTCAATATCATAAAGCAACCTTTTGGAGATGGCGAAATAATATTAAGCACTTTTCCAAAGGCCTTCACCAACTATTTTCTACTCGAAAACAACAATAAGGATTATACAGCTGGTCTACTTTCTTATATTGACGATAGCAAACCCATTTATATGGACAACCATTATAAATCAGGAAAATCGTTCTATACCTCACCCATGTATATATTTTTGAATACCAAGGAGTTCAAATGGGCCTATTACATTGTACTTATTGGTGCTTTGTTGTATGTGATTTTCGAGGGCAAACGCAAACAAAGGGCAATTCCCGTGGTAACCCCTTTAAAAAACCAGACACTGGCTTTTACACGAACCATTGCCGACATGTATTTTAAAAAAGGGGAGCAAAAATCGATAACCGATCATAAAATAGCGTATTTCCTAGAATATATACGGTCCCATTTTCATCTGAACACTTTAAAACGAGATGATGGGTTTTTTCACAATCTTGCATCGCGGAGCAATCATTCTTATGACGAAATAAAGGAGTTGTTCTCTTATATGGAAAAATTGAAAATACGGTCTGTGATCAAAAATCATGATTTGCAAAAACTAAATACACTAATCGAAAAATTTAAACTAAAAGCGGATGGAAAGTAA
- a CDS encoding DUF4129 domain-containing protein, with amino-acid sequence MLKQLLIILICGLFTCTLIAQKDSTQIKYDDGKLHLKQISKEDLQVYKEDPKFDYEILKADLTWWENFKTWMGNLLSQFFEWLFGVEKASGYLFFFLRILPYILIGILLFLLIKFFLNVNSRALLYSKENENLVSLSEDEHIIKNEDINQLIQKALEENNYRLAIRYYYLLILKQMSEKELIDWQMQKTNDDYINELGEEELKRPFSHITKLYDYIWYGDFPIDEAKYLKAESKFSSLQKTLDVNA; translated from the coding sequence ATGCTAAAACAGCTTCTAATTATATTGATTTGTGGCCTATTTACTTGCACCCTAATTGCGCAAAAAGATTCTACCCAAATCAAATATGACGATGGCAAGCTGCATTTAAAACAGATATCCAAGGAAGATCTTCAAGTTTATAAAGAAGACCCAAAGTTCGATTATGAAATCTTAAAGGCCGACCTTACATGGTGGGAAAACTTCAAGACATGGATGGGTAATTTACTTTCCCAATTCTTCGAATGGCTGTTCGGAGTTGAAAAAGCTTCTGGATATTTATTCTTTTTCCTGCGAATTCTACCTTACATACTTATTGGCATTCTCTTATTTCTATTGATTAAGTTCTTTCTGAACGTGAATTCCAGGGCCCTGCTCTATAGCAAAGAAAATGAGAATTTGGTCTCCCTTTCCGAAGATGAGCACATCATCAAAAATGAGGATATTAATCAACTCATACAAAAAGCCCTTGAAGAGAACAATTATAGACTGGCCATTCGGTATTACTATTTACTCATCTTAAAGCAAATGAGCGAAAAAGAACTTATTGATTGGCAAATGCAAAAAACCAATGATGATTATATAAATGAATTGGGAGAAGAAGAATTAAAAAGGCCCTTTAGCCATATCACCAAGCTTTATGACTATATCTGGTATGGGGACTTTCCTATTGATGAGGCCAAATATCTAAAGGCCGAAAGCAAATTTTCATCCCTTCAAAAAACCTTGGACGTCAATGCGTAA
- a CDS encoding DUF885 domain-containing protein, translating to MTKFYTFFVLLLIFSCTSKVDEINSEEKFKAFVENFNVSSNSGDISDLGIASFATELENTRNQLKILMAIDTSQLSFEDKIDWSFAQSILKGKEVRQSKHESWKRDPRDYMQFRSLDNLIGKPGDLTKKAIELEKRLRLVPIQLANGKAQLETYVPRFQELGLFMAESARGLFNKDLPDFISKLPNNNLENLVKSAGEALEDYVTYLSDELPKKTQGDFAMGKEAYNTILANELLLDYDDTTLWEFGNMKFKETIAELEALAKEIDPSKTWQELAVEIKNEYPEPHEMIAAHQLWVDSAKAHILRNKLIPLPWNEQVKVVPRVEYLRKTSYYGNFSRAKGKDADSIFTAQWMINPFEDQWDDKTKQEYLVEHDWGVIIVTAPHEAYGGHHVQGLYQLHNPRKLRRENGLSLFSEGWGLYNEQLMSETGFFPDKRIHLRQLQLRLWRNARVIYDVGMHSGRLTYEQAISIMTDKVGFLRWAAQLEIDSSAARPGYFIGYYMGMTEILKMREMYKQKMGDSFSLSDFHEKLLKIGNMPPKLMEESLLE from the coding sequence ATGACTAAATTCTATACTTTTTTTGTTTTGCTTTTGATTTTTTCCTGTACCTCAAAAGTTGATGAGATAAATTCCGAAGAAAAGTTCAAAGCCTTTGTTGAGAACTTTAATGTATCAAGTAATTCGGGTGATATAAGTGACCTTGGCATTGCATCTTTTGCTACAGAATTAGAGAATACTCGTAATCAACTCAAAATACTTATGGCCATTGATACCAGTCAATTGAGCTTCGAAGATAAAATTGACTGGAGTTTTGCGCAGAGTATTCTAAAAGGCAAAGAAGTTCGCCAATCCAAGCATGAATCCTGGAAAAGAGACCCACGTGATTACATGCAATTCAGAAGTTTGGACAACCTTATTGGCAAACCTGGGGATTTGACTAAGAAAGCAATTGAGCTTGAAAAACGTTTACGCTTGGTTCCTATACAATTGGCCAACGGAAAAGCACAATTGGAAACCTATGTACCCAGATTTCAGGAGTTGGGGCTATTCATGGCCGAAAGTGCAAGAGGACTTTTTAATAAAGACCTCCCCGATTTCATTTCAAAACTTCCAAACAACAATCTTGAAAATTTAGTCAAGAGTGCTGGTGAAGCTTTAGAAGACTACGTAACATACCTCTCTGACGAGCTTCCTAAGAAGACTCAAGGTGATTTTGCGATGGGAAAGGAAGCTTATAATACCATTCTCGCAAATGAGCTGTTACTTGATTATGATGATACTACACTTTGGGAATTCGGGAATATGAAATTCAAAGAGACCATTGCCGAATTGGAGGCTTTGGCCAAAGAGATCGATCCCTCTAAAACCTGGCAAGAATTGGCGGTTGAAATCAAAAATGAGTATCCCGAACCGCATGAAATGATTGCGGCCCACCAACTTTGGGTAGATAGTGCCAAAGCCCATATCCTCAGAAATAAATTAATCCCTTTGCCATGGAACGAACAGGTAAAGGTTGTCCCAAGGGTTGAGTATCTTAGAAAAACCTCATATTACGGCAATTTCTCAAGGGCCAAAGGCAAGGACGCCGACAGTATTTTTACGGCACAATGGATGATCAATCCTTTTGAGGATCAATGGGATGACAAGACAAAACAAGAATACCTTGTGGAGCATGATTGGGGCGTCATTATTGTAACAGCACCACATGAAGCTTATGGCGGCCATCATGTGCAGGGCCTTTATCAACTGCACAACCCGAGGAAGCTAAGACGTGAAAACGGACTTTCCCTGTTCAGTGAGGGATGGGGACTCTATAATGAGCAACTCATGAGTGAAACCGGTTTCTTTCCCGACAAAAGAATCCATCTTAGGCAATTGCAACTTAGATTGTGGCGAAACGCACGTGTTATTTATGACGTAGGTATGCATTCCGGGCGATTGACCTATGAGCAAGCAATCAGTATCATGACAGACAAAGTCGGTTTCTTGCGATGGGCAGCCCAACTGGAAATTGATTCCTCCGCGGCTAGACCCGGATATTTTATTGGGTATTATATGGGAATGACCGAAATCTTGAAAATGAGGGAGATGTACAAGCAAAAAATGGGCGATAGTTTTTCTTTAAGTGATTTTCATGAAAAGCTTCTTAAAATCGGAAATATGCCACCCAAATTAATGGAAGAATCATTACTTGAATAA
- a CDS encoding trimeric intracellular cation channel family protein: MFYLTIDILGTIAFAISGVLVAMEKKLDLFGVLIIAFVTAIGGGTLRDMLIGNTPVVWMRESIYIFTILGTVIFAIIFANQLKYLRKTLFLFDTIGIGLFTMVGIEKGLSADLMPVMCIILGTITASFGGVIRDILCNEIPVIFHKEIYATACIIGGLSYFLLVQLPFDSAYAYVAAIFIVILIRVLAVRFHIALPNIYKFSKK, encoded by the coding sequence ATGTTTTATTTGACCATTGATATTTTGGGAACCATAGCCTTTGCCATATCGGGAGTGCTGGTAGCTATGGAGAAAAAGCTTGACTTATTTGGAGTTCTAATCATTGCATTCGTAACCGCCATTGGTGGGGGAACTTTGCGCGATATGCTCATTGGTAATACACCTGTTGTATGGATGCGTGAATCAATCTACATATTTACGATTTTAGGTACTGTGATTTTCGCCATTATCTTTGCCAATCAACTTAAATATTTGCGAAAGACCTTATTTTTGTTTGATACCATAGGTATTGGGCTATTCACCATGGTTGGTATCGAGAAGGGACTTTCGGCAGATCTAATGCCCGTAATGTGCATTATATTAGGAACCATAACGGCTTCTTTCGGCGGAGTAATTCGAGATATTCTGTGTAATGAGATTCCTGTGATATTCCATAAGGAAATATATGCAACCGCTTGTATTATAGGTGGTTTGTCATATTTTTTGTTAGTGCAATTGCCTTTTGACAGTGCCTATGCTTATGTAGCAGCGATATTTATTGTTATCCTGATAAGAGTTTTGGCAGTACGATTTCATATTGCCTTGCCAAATATCTACAAGTTTTCTAAGAAATAA
- a CDS encoding stage II sporulation protein M — translation MREAAFVKQNKDKWVTFENALSNKTKIEPDVLSDLYIEITDHLSYAKTFYAGSNTEFYLNSIASQAHQKIYKTKKEPKNRIIEFWKTEFPTMFFHHQRELLIAFLVFSFFVLVGAFSAANEGDFVRSILGDGYVNMTLDNIEKGDPMAVYKEMGEFNMFLGITINNIRVAMMAFGYGIMLGIGTLWIMMQNGIMLGSFQYFFYEKGLLWESARTIWIHGTIEISVIIIAGCAGLVLANGMLFPGTFTRLESFKRGVKSGLKIMLSTVPFFIIAGFLEGFVTRHTEMPDWLAILIITASLVLILFYYVIYPYQLHLKANRNGQIH, via the coding sequence ATGCGTGAGGCCGCCTTTGTAAAGCAAAATAAAGACAAATGGGTAACTTTTGAAAACGCACTGTCAAACAAAACGAAGATAGAGCCTGATGTATTGTCTGACCTTTACATAGAAATTACTGACCACCTTAGTTATGCCAAGACCTTTTATGCTGGCAGTAATACTGAATTCTATCTAAACTCAATAGCATCCCAGGCACATCAAAAAATCTATAAGACAAAAAAGGAACCGAAGAATCGAATCATTGAATTCTGGAAAACAGAGTTCCCTACCATGTTCTTTCATCATCAGCGCGAACTGCTGATCGCTTTTTTGGTATTCTCCTTTTTCGTTTTGGTCGGAGCCTTTTCAGCAGCAAACGAAGGTGATTTTGTACGATCAATCCTTGGTGATGGTTATGTGAACATGACCTTGGATAATATTGAAAAAGGAGACCCAATGGCTGTTTACAAAGAAATGGGTGAATTCAATATGTTTTTGGGTATCACCATAAACAATATTCGTGTGGCCATGATGGCCTTCGGCTATGGAATAATGCTCGGTATTGGAACTTTATGGATCATGATGCAAAATGGGATAATGCTCGGTAGTTTTCAGTATTTCTTTTATGAAAAAGGACTACTTTGGGAATCTGCCCGCACCATATGGATTCACGGAACCATTGAGATTTCGGTTATCATCATCGCTGGTTGTGCCGGCCTTGTTTTGGCCAATGGAATGCTGTTTCCTGGCACATTCACTAGACTGGAATCTTTCAAAAGAGGTGTCAAAAGCGGACTGAAGATAATGCTGAGTACCGTGCCCTTTTTCATTATCGCAGGATTTCTGGAAGGATTCGTAACCCGACATACCGAAATGCCTGACTGGTTGGCCATTTTAATTATTACTGCGTCATTAGTACTAATTCTGTTTTATTACGTTATATACCCATATCAACTACATTTAAAAGCCAACCGAAATGGACAGATTCATTGA